A stretch of bacterium DNA encodes these proteins:
- a CDS encoding cysteine peptidase family C39 domain-containing protein: MKSKLSFRRQEKPSSCAVACLRMILSFYGIEEDEKTLRNRCGTTELGTYAQNIAACAQDFGFQASAASLDVARLKDLLRRGIFPIVYVNVFPLEQIFCTHAMVIEHITESEVLVLDPMDGRRLLSIKKFQKAWEMTGHLAIVIFKDITT; encoded by the coding sequence GTGAAATCGAAGCTGTCTTTTCGTAGGCAGGAAAAGCCCTCCTCATGCGCTGTAGCCTGTCTGAGGATGATTCTGAGTTTCTACGGTATCGAGGAGGATGAAAAGACACTGAGGAACCGGTGTGGGACTACAGAGCTTGGGACTTATGCTCAAAACATTGCAGCTTGCGCCCAGGATTTTGGCTTTCAAGCCTCTGCGGCAAGCCTTGATGTTGCCAGACTGAAGGATCTTCTGCGCAGAGGAATCTTCCCAATTGTCTACGTGAATGTATTTCCCCTGGAGCAGATATTCTGCACTCATGCGATGGTGATCGAGCATATTACAGAAAGCGAAGTGCTGGTTCTTGACCCGATGGATGGACGGAGACTACTGAGTATCAAGAAATTTCAGAAGGCGTGGGAAATGACCGGCCATCTGGCTATAGTGATCTTTAAAGATATCACAACATAG
- a CDS encoding Ig-like domain-containing protein, translating to TGLTWTLDPNSVATILFTAEVANNRLTIIPLPNQYGQDDVTLWLNDPKGSQDTKADVTVIVAPVNDPPVIDPACDDFTTSEDTPADFDLSPYGSDMDDTGLTWSIDPDTVDTASDGGLVFTAEVVNNRLTIIPLPNQYGQDDVTLILTDPNGAQDTKADVTVIVAPVNDPPVIDPAGDDFTTPEDTPAGFDLSPYGSDVDDTGLTWSIDPDTVDTASDGGLVFTAEVVNNRLTIIPLPNQYGQDDVTLILTNPNGAQDTKADVTVIVAPVNDPPVIDPAGDDFTTPEDTPAGFDLSPYGSDVDDTGLTWSIDLDTVDTASDGGLVFTAEVVNNRLTIIPLPNQYGQDDVTLILTDPNGEQDSKADVTVIINEIARATIVRPTPGTRVSGDGVIVMADGGVVIDSVLFQYRASSDSTWLDIDRSDSPQSTVHSPQKKANSRPSVVGRGPRTIPHSAFKVTWDTSKLPDGEYQLRAVAEDTDGNTDPKPSFIRVIVNHSKNDYVEGKVDFTQLTVVDKGDGTKVTVPAGALKQETVVRISSPAPETLPSPKENPTGIYVDVSLEDSEAQLTEPIIISMAYEDSDNNGIVDGKEILEETLVIHQWDGQGWLALPTTVYAEDNICTAATEHLSLFSLFGKAASGLDKVLVYPNPFRPARDATVKFLGLSFEATIRIYNIAGELVWIKEDITTGSTEWKGRNDYGRAVASGVYLYLITDKNGGRRSGKLALIR from the coding sequence ATACCGGTCTCACCTGGACTCTCGATCCGAACAGTGTCGCTACTATCCTCTTTACGGCTGAGGTAGCCAACAACCGGCTAACTATTATCCCACTTCCCAACCAATATGGCCAGGACGATGTAACCCTCTGGTTGAATGATCCGAAGGGAAGTCAGGATACCAAAGCCGATGTGACCGTGATAGTCGCCCCGGTCAATGACCCGCCGGTGATCGACCCGGCCTGCGATGACTTTACTACCTCCGAAGACACCCCAGCCGACTTTGACCTCAGCCCTTACGGCTCAGACATGGATGATACCGGTCTCACCTGGAGCATCGACCCGGACACGGTTGACACTGCTTCGGATGGTGGATTGGTCTTTACTGCTGAAGTGGTCAACAACCGGCTAACTATTATCCCACTTCCCAACCAATATGGCCAGGACGATGTGACCCTAATACTCACCGACCCAAATGGCGCCCAGGACACTAAAGCCGATGTAACCGTGATAGTCGCCCCGGTCAATGACCCGCCGGTGATCGACCCGGCCGGCGATGACTTTACTACCCCCGAAGATACCCCAGCCGGCTTTGACCTCAGCCCTTACGGCTCAGACGTGGATGATACCGGTCTCACCTGGAGCATCGACCCGGACACGGTTGACACTGCTTCGGATGGCGGATTGGTCTTTACTGCTGAAGTGGTCAACAACCGGCTAACTATTATCCCACTTCCCAACCAATATGGCCAGGACGATGTGACCCTAATACTCACCAACCCAAATGGTGCCCAGGACACTAAAGCCGATGTAACCGTGATAGTCGCCCCGGTCAATGACCCGCCGGTGATCGACCCGGCCGGCGATGACTTTACTACCCCCGAAGACACCCCAGCCGGCTTTGACCTCAGCCCTTACGGCTCAGACGTGGATGATACCGGTCTCACCTGGAGCATCGACCTGGACACGGTTGACACTGCTTCGGATGGTGGATTGGTCTTTACTGCTGAAGTGGTCAACAACCGGCTAACTATTATCCCACTTCCCAACCAATATGGCCAGGACGATGTGACCCTCATCCTCACTGACCCCAATGGGGAACAGGATAGCAAAGCCGATGTGACCGTGATTATCAATGAAATAGCCAGAGCCACTATAGTCAGACCAACGCCTGGAACGAGGGTCTCAGGAGATGGGGTCATAGTGATGGCGGATGGCGGAGTCGTTATTGACTCTGTTCTGTTCCAATACAGGGCGAGTTCTGATTCAACCTGGCTTGATATTGATAGATCCGATAGTCCACAGTCCACCGTCCACAGTCCACAGAAGAAGGCAAACAGCCGGCCATCGGTCGTGGGCCGTGGGCCGCGGACTATTCCGCATTCCGCATTCAAAGTAACCTGGGATACATCGAAGTTGCCAGATGGGGAATATCAATTGAGGGCCGTGGCTGAAGACACGGATGGCAATACTGACCCGAAGCCTTCATTTATCAGGGTGATAGTAAATCATAGCAAAAATGACTATGTGGAAGGGAAGGTCGATTTTACGCAACTTACAGTAGTTGACAAGGGAGATGGCACCAAAGTTACGGTGCCTGCCGGCGCTTTAAAACAAGAGACAGTGGTCAGGATTTCCTCCCCAGCGCCGGAAACATTACCATCGCCGAAAGAGAATCCAACAGGGATTTATGTTGATGTCTCTCTGGAAGACAGCGAAGCTCAACTAACTGAGCCGATCATCATCTCCATGGCCTATGAAGATAGCGACAATAACGGAATCGTAGATGGGAAAGAGATATTAGAGGAGACCCTGGTTATCCATCAATGGGATGGCCAAGGCTGGCTTGCGCTTCCGACTACTGTCTACGCCGAGGATAATATCTGCACCGCCGCGACCGAGCATCTGAGTCTCTTTAGCCTTTTTGGAAAAGCTGCCTCTGGCCTTGATAAGGTTTTAGTCTATCCCAATCCCTTTAGACCGGCCCGGGATGCCACCGTTAAATTTCTGGGTCTTAGTTTTGAAGCAACCATCAGGATTTACAACATAGCCGGGGAATTGGTCTGGATCAAAGAAGATATCACCACTGGTTCGACTGAATGGAAGGGAAGGAATGATTATGGCCGGGCAGTAGCCAGCGGGGTTTACCTCTACCTTATTACTGATAAAAATGGCGGCAGAAGGAGCGGCAAGCTCGCCTTAATAAGATAA